The Macrobrachium nipponense isolate FS-2020 chromosome 13, ASM1510439v2, whole genome shotgun sequence genome has a window encoding:
- the LOC135225576 gene encoding mucin-2-like has protein sequence MGPQVFICLLFTLTTRVLSSTISQPLPFNKDDFKPFVPPRTSLGPYIAPCSSWVWLTPGLTVTFRSPKYPSKYTSGDKCNWVFFVSETKYYCGAEGPQKLPSRNSWAYVVFRPALFSTDLDYAGFTCAATGVAPAPTSTTTPTTTSTTTTTITMPLTTSSSATTTYTPTSTSAPTTTTTMPTTPTTTTTAPLPLPTSSFTSTTYTPTSTSFTTTTNRPTTTSITAKPTTTITPTSTSSTTTTTTTPNTTSRTTTPATTSTSPTLTTTSASTITTTMPTTTFTPTTTTTTPTTTATMKPSATATSSLTTPTSTTRAITTTSSTTTPTTTSIASPTTLTTMPSTVTTPATISATATPTTTSSTTRTTKTTTPTTTSMSTPTAITTTSTFTTTTPTSTPTTTTTLVTTPTTTTTTSASTSTNTPTTMSTSTLTNTPTTKSTAPTSTSTSTNTPTTTTTTSTSTSTNTPTTTTTAPTPTRASTNTPTTTTTAPVSSSIMSTPITATTLPTTTSAISNV, from the exons ATGGGACCCcaagttttcatttgtttactgtTTACGTTGACAACAAGG gtaCTTTCATCAACGATCAGCCAACCATTGCCTTTCAACAAAGATGACTTCAAACCTTTCGTACCTCCTCGAACTTCGCTCG GCCCATACATTGCTCCTTGCAGCTCGTGGGTGTGGCTGACCCCTGGCTTAACCGTGACCTTCAGGTCACCTAAATACCCTTCGAAATACACGTCGGGAGACAAATGCAACTGGGTCTTCTTTGTGAGTGAGACGAAATA CTATTGCGGAGCCGAAGGTCCCCAGAAACTCCCCTCGAGGAACTCCTGGGCTTATGTCGTATTCCGTCCGGCGCTCTTCTCCACTGATTTGGACTACGCGGGATTCACCTGTGCCGCTACAGGCGTTGCGCCTGCGCCTACCAGTACTACTACGCCTACCACTACTTCAACAACTACCACAACTATTACTATGCCTCTGACTACTTCATCGTCTGCCACAACTACGTATACACCTACCAGTACTTCAGCACCTACCACAACTACTACTATGCCTACCACTCCAACAACTACCACAACTGCTCCTCTGCCTCTGCCCACTTCTTCGTTTACCTCAACTACGTATACACCTACCAGTACTTCATTTACCACAACTACTAATAGGCCTACCACTACTTCAATAACAGCCAAACCTACTACAACCATCACACCTACAAGTACCTCATCAACTACCACAACTACTACCACACCTAACACTACTTCAAGAACTACCACACCTGCCACTACGTCAACATCTCCTACACTTACCACTACTTCAGCATCTACCATAACTACTACTATGCCTACCACTACTTTCACACCTACGACAACTACTACCACACCTACCACCACTGCAACAATGAAACCTTCTGCAACAGCCACTAGTTCATTAACGACACCTACTTCAACTACACGTGCAATAACAACTACCTCATCAACCACTACACCTACCACTACTTCCATAGCTTCTCCCACTACTCTAACGACTATGCCTTCAACTGTCACTACACCTGCCACTATTTCAGCAACTGCTACACCTACCACTACTTCATCAACCACCCGTACCACAAAAACTACCACACCTACCACTACCTCAATGTCAACACCCACAGCCATAACCACTACATCTACATTTACCACAACAACCCCTACATCTACGCCTACCACTACCACTACTTTAGTGACCACACCTACCACAACAACCACTACGTCTGCCAGTACTTCAACAAATACACCAACCACTATGTCTACCAGTACTTTAACAAACACACCAACCACAAAATCCACTGCTCCTACATCTACCAGTACTTCAACAAACACACCTACCACAACAACCACTACATCTACCAGTACTTCAACAAACACACCAACTACAACAACCACTGCACCTACACCTACCAGAGCTTCAACAAACACACCTACCACAACAACCACTGCACCTGTTTCCTCTTCAATAATGTCTACACCCATCACAGCAACCACATTGCCTACCACCACTTCAGCCATTTCTAATGTTTAA